From the Longimicrobium sp. genome, the window GCTACGTGAAGGAGCCGGCGGTGACGGACGAGCGCGGCCTCGTCTCGGTGCCGCCCCGGGCCATCGACGCGGACAAGGTGATGATCGCCGCCGGCGTGGCGTTCGGACTGGGCATCCTGCTGGCCCGCGCCGCCCGCTCGCGCCGCACCCGCCACGCGGAGTACGATGGGTACCAGGAGCCGGTCATCCTGTAGCGCGTCGGCGGATGTGACGATGCCCGCCCGCTCGGCCTGAGCGGGCGGGCATCTCGCTTTCGTCTGGACGGCCGCTATCTTGAGCCCCTCACTCCCGTATCCCATCCTTTCCGCCACCCGATGCACCCTCCCGCCGACCTGGTCATCCGCTCGCGCCGCGTGGTCCTACCCGACGGCATGCGTCCCGCCGCTGTCCGCATCTCCGACGGCCTCATCGCGTCCGTCGACAGCTATGACGATGCGCAGGGTGGGACGGTGGTGGACGTCGGGGATGCCATCGTCATGCCCGGGCTGGTGGACACGCACGTCCACGTGAACGAGCCCGGCCGGACGGAGTGGGAAGGATGGGAGACGGCGACGCGCGCCGCGGCCGCGGGCGGCGTGACGACGCTGATCGAGATGCCGCTGAACAGCATTCCGGCGACGACCACGGTTCCGGCGCTGACCGCAAAGGTGGCCGAAGCGTGGAGCAAGTGCAGTGTGGACGTGGGATTCTGGGGCGGCGTGGTGCCCGGAAATGCGTCAGACCTCCCCGCTCTGTGGGAGGCGGGCGTCTTCGGGTTCAAGTGCTTTCTCGCCCCCTCCGGCGTGGACGAGTTCCAACACGTGACCGAGGCGGACCTTCGGCTGGCGATGCCGGTGCTGGCGCAATTGGGGGCGCCGCTGCTGGTGCACGCGGAGCTTCCCGCGCCGCTGGAGCGCGCCGCGGCTTCGATCGCGGGGATGGACCCGCGCAGCTACGCCACGTACGTCCGCTCGCGCCCGCCTGAAGCGGAGGTGGAGGCGATCGAGTTGGTGATCCGCCTCTGCCGCGAGTTCGGGACGCGCGTCCATCTGGTCCACCTGGCGGCTACCAATGCGCTGCCCCTGCTGCGCGACGCCCGTGCGGAGGGACTGCCGGTGACCGTC encodes:
- the allB gene encoding allantoinase AllB, which gives rise to MHPPADLVIRSRRVVLPDGMRPAAVRISDGLIASVDSYDDAQGGTVVDVGDAIVMPGLVDTHVHVNEPGRTEWEGWETATRAAAAGGVTTLIEMPLNSIPATTTVPALTAKVAEAWSKCSVDVGFWGGVVPGNASDLPALWEAGVFGFKCFLAPSGVDEFQHVTEADLRLAMPVLAQLGAPLLVHAELPAPLERAAASIAGMDPRSYATYVRSRPPEAEVEAIELVIRLCREFGTRVHLVHLAATNALPLLRDARAEGLPVTVETCPHYLHFADDDIAEGATEFKCAPPIRGRGNQQGLWDGLAAGDIDLVASDHSPCPPEMKARESGDWFAAWGGIASLQLGLPVMWSAAGERGMGPEHIARWMSAAPARLAGLQARKGAIAPGLDADLVVWDPDGQVRVSPEMLHHRHKLTPYAGGLFSGEVLATYVRGTRVYHRGRFAAAPAGRLLLRGDA